From one Lycium ferocissimum isolate CSIRO_LF1 chromosome 5, AGI_CSIRO_Lferr_CH_V1, whole genome shotgun sequence genomic stretch:
- the LOC132057801 gene encoding uncharacterized protein LOC132057801, which yields MYRRKRKSWINKEVTKGRIFHFQIEFKPRKLVYDSGFPPSFSIGGKLCKQRIHCLSPASLTAKKQTTEKEPSVSDFYFRTHRKEKDKSWVNKKAEAAFNKFEKKKEELLSTQSASVDGDTNSASQLSPLSDMDIWALSVGGKKKGRVAGLGSLGRSVKVPRQSTSAAPDEVDEIRSQVHTLNSELYNRLEETQCENEEMRCQNKKMKKELGDTNKKLEALMKHMRFSESSSNAQPSSSEDNQDSESANDDNVDSDKSDRDEYHYDQN from the exons ATGTacagaagaaaaaggaagagttGGATTAATAAGGAAGTAACAAAAGGACGTATCTTCCATTTCCAAATTGAATTCAAACCTAGAAAACTTGTATATGATTCTGGTTTCCCTCCATCCTTCTCCATTGGCGGCAAACTTTGCAAACAGAGGATTCACTGCCTATCCCCTGCATCTCTAACAGCGAAA AAGCAAACTACTGAAAAAGAACCTTCAGTTTCGGATTTTTATTTTCGCACACATCGCAAGGAAAAAGATAAAAGTTGGGTAAATAAGAAAGCTGAAGCTGCTTTT aataaatttgaaaaaaagaaagaagaattatTATCTACTCAAAGTGCATCAGTTGATGGAGACACTAATTCAGCTAGCCAACTATCTCCATTAAGTGACATGGATATTTGGGCGCTATCAGTTGgtggaaagaaaaaaggaagagttGCAGGTCTTGGCTCCTTGGGTCGATCTGTAAAAGTTCCTAGGCAATCAACATCTGCAGCGCCGGACGAAGTTGATGAGATTAGATCTCAAGTTCATACTTTAAATTCCGAGCTATATAATCGATTGGAAGAAACTCAATGTgaaaatgaagagatgagaTGCCAAaacaagaagatgaagaaagagtTAGGTGACACAAATAAGAAACTAGAAGCATTGATGAAGCATATGCGTTTCTCGGAATCATCTTCAAATGCACAACCATCATCTTCGGAGGACAATCAAGATTCTGAGAgtgctaatgatgataatgttgattcTGATAAGTCCGATAGGGATGAGTACCACTACGATCAGAATTGA
- the LOC132056876 gene encoding CBL-interacting serine/threonine-protein kinase 14-like has product MQEILDNYENSQSLLSAASRADTRPPRSAEGELTPADDVSTNLFDKYELGKLLGCGAFGKVYHARDLETEKSVAIKVVSKQKILKGGLTAHVKREISIMRRLRHPNIVRLHEILATKKKIYFVLEYAKGGELFAKLSKGRFSEDLSRRYFQQLISAIGYCHSRGVYHRDLKPENLLLDDNWDLKVTDFGLSAVTDQIRPDGLLHTLCGTPAYVAPEILAKIGYDGAKVDIWSCGIILFVFNAGYLPFNDTNLMTMYRKIYKGEFRCPKWTSPELKRLLTRLLDTNPVTRITIEGIKNDPWFKKGYQEVKPGQEFEFQSGSDPGHGFKSGSGHAGKFLNAFDIISYSSGFNISSLLRGNGGLVDKERFVSMDSPEKIIAKFEEVAEEEEMTVVQRSSATVKVEGQNGNSELMVVVNRLTEKLVIVEIEKRENEGEIWKKKFKPKISRFVYQGEGLVSGC; this is encoded by the coding sequence ATGCAAGAGATCTTAGATAACTATGAAAACAGTCAATCCCTACTCTCAGCCGCCTCACGCGCTGACACACGCCCCCCACGCTCCGCGGAAGGGGAATTAACTCCAGCGGATGACGTCAGCACAAACCTTTTTGACAAATACGAGCTGGGCAAACTCCTTGGTTGCGGCGCGTTTGGCAAAGTGTATCATGCAAGAGACCTTGAGACAGAAAAAAGTGTTGCAATTAAGGTGGTCTCCAAACAGAAAATACTCAAAGGTGGTCTGACGGCGCACGTTAAGAGAGAAATCTCTATCATGCGCCGATTGCGTCACCCAAATATCGTGCGCCTACATGAAATTCTAGcaacaaagaagaaaatatatttcgTGTTGGAATATGCTAAAGGAGGTGAGCTTTTTGCAAAGCTATCTAAAGGCAGATTTAGCGAAGATCTCAGCCGTAGATATTTCCAGCAATTAATCTCAGCCATTGGATACTGCCACTCACGTGGGGTCTACCACAGGGATTTAAAACCAGAAAATTTATTACTTGACGACAATTGGGACTTAAAAGTTACTGATTTCGGGTTAAGTGCTGTTACGGATCAGATCCGACCCGATGGGTTGCTCCATACACTTTGTGGGACCCCTGCTTACGTGGCACCTGAGATTTTAGCTAAGATAGGTTATGATGGTGCTAAGGTTGATATTTGGTCATGTGGTATTATACTTTTTGTGTTCAATGCTGGGTATTTACCTTTTAATGACACAAATTTAATGACTATGTATAGGAAAATTTACAAAGGTGAATTTCGTTGCCCTAAATGGACTTCACCCGAGTTAAAAAGGTTGTTGACCCGATTACTCGATACCAACCCGGTTACCCGTATCACTATTGAGGGGATTAAAAATGACCCGTGGTTTAAAAAAGGGTATCAAGAGGTGAAACCGGGTCAGGAATTCGAATTCCAATCCGGGTCGGATCCGGGTCATGGGTTCAAGTCCGGGTCTGGTCATGCCGGGAAATTCTTGAACGCGTTTGATATTATATCGTATTCATCAGGTTTTAATATCTCGAGTTTGCTTAGAGGTAACGGTGGATTAGTCGATAAAGAACGTTTTGTGTCGATGGATTCGCCCGAGAAGATAATCGCGAAATTTGAGGAGGTGGCGGAGGAAGAGGAGATGACGGTGGTGCAGAGGAGTAGCGCCACCGTGAAAGtggaggggcaaaatggtaattctGAATTAATGGTGGTGGTTAACCGGTTAACGGAGAAACTGGTAATAGTGGAAattgaaaaaagggaaaatgaaggtgaaatatggaagaagaaaTTTAAACCGAAGATAAGTCGATTTGTTTATCAAGGGGAAGGATTGGTTTCTGGTTGCTGA